Part of the Imperialibacter roseus genome, GTGCACAGCTCCGATGGAGACTTCTCGTTTCGTCTGACTTTCGAACTCTTCTGCTACTTTGAAAGAGTAGGCTTCTTCTCCCAGAATGCCCACAAGTAGTAAAAGAACTTCTTCAAATTCGCCCAATTTTGTTTCCTTCATGGTATATGATACTAGATTGTAGAGCTAATATACGAAGAGAGTTTTTATTTGTTCTACTTTTTAGTAGGAAATGCTTCTTTAAACACGAATGGCGAAAACAAAAATTCCTTTATCGAGATAAATCGGTGTCGAACGGATATTTGGGGGAGCTGATCGAATATCTTGATGATACGGCATATATTTGACTACCTTATGGTGGCAACCTTTAAGTGAGCATGGAAAAGTTAGTTTGGTCAGTGATTTTTATTTTTTGTGTCTTGTTTTCTTTCAAGACGGAGGCACAAATAGCCAGCATCGACAGCCTGGAAGTTGAGTTGAAGCTGGCAAAGGAAGATACAGCCCGGCTGAGAATCTACGTCGACCTGATTGAGCTTTACGATAAACTCTCTCCTTCAGAAAAAGCCATGCAAAGAGTACTCGAAGGGTTGGATCTGGCCAAGAGAACAGGCAATGAATTTGCTCAGGCAAAACTCATGCAATTTCGTGGACAAATTTATAATGAGCTTTACCGGTCAGACTATGATGGTGCGTTGTCATTTTTAGCCCAATCTATTCAGCTGCATAGAAAACTCTCAAAAGCCAATCCAGGCAATTTTGCTCAGCAACGGGAAATTGTAAGTGTACTTAACAGCACGGGTTACATTTATTGGCAGTGGGGAAAGCTCGTTACAAGCCTTTTTTATTACGACTCCACCATCCGTTTAGGAAACAAGTTAAGGTTGATCGATTCAACTGACTTCCGAACCAACAGGCTTCTCGGCATTGCGCTGAATAGCAAGGGAGCCGTGCTGTGGGGCTTAGGTAACTATAGCGAAGCCATTGAAAGTTATATAGAAGCGTCTGCCTATTTCGAACAGTTGGGCATGACCAAGTTTCTAAGCCTGGCGATGTCCAATATAGGGCTCATCTACGAGTCGTGGGGACAAAAAGAGGATGCTCTTTTTTATTTTAAAAGGGCAGTGAGCCTCGCCAGAGAAGCAGAGGATCAGTCGGCGACTGGCTATGCACTCAACAATATGGGCAGCTTCATGCGTTCGGCGGCACAGTACGATTCTGCACTATATTATTTTCAATTATCGCTGGAAGAATATGCTGAGGATAACATAGGTGGGATTTGGCTGAACTTAAATGGTTTTGGAAAGACATATGCCAAAATGAAAGCTTACGATAAAAGCCTCGACTACTTTTTCAAAGCTTTGCTATTGGCCGAGGAAACCAATTCTGATTACAGGCGTGCGCTGGCTAAGGAAAGCATCTCGGCGACCATGGCAGATAAGGGAGACTACAAGAACGCTCTTCAGTATGCCAATGAGAGTAATGCCATCGCAGAAAAGTATGGATACAAGGAAATAATAAAGGACAACTACCTCAATATATCGAGGATGTATTCACTCCAAAATAACTATCAAAAGGCATACGAAACCTACCAGCGATACTCCGAAGTCAAAGATTCTTTGTTTTCCGATGAGAAATTTCGGCAGATCACATTCATGAAGGAACAGTTTGAAGCGGAAAAGAAAGAAAGCGAAAACGAGTTGCTCAGGAGAGATAGCTTGCTCCGGGATCAGGACCTGCAGCGAGCCCGCCTTGAGCAATATGGGTTGATAATATTGCTAATCGCCATGTTGACTTTCGGAGGGTATTTTGTGGTGACCAACAGGAAAATCAAAGGCATCAATAAAGTGCTCACCGGAAAGAATCTTGAGATAACCCGGCAAAAGGAGGAGCTTGCGTTGCAGGCAGAGGCACTCAGGAAGTCGAATGAGATAAAGAACCTTATGTTTTCCATCGTTTCTCACGATTTACGAGGGCCTATTGTGAACCTGGGTGGGTTAGTCGGACTAATTAGCAATGAGTCAATTTCGAAAGAGGAGTTCCAAAAATTGCTCCCAACTGTCTTGACTAATATTGGCAGCCTCACCGCTCTGACCGACAACTTGCTCTACTGGGCACGAAGCCAGATGGAAGGGATAAAGGCCGTGCCTCAAAAGTTTGATATCAAGGAACATTTGGGGCCGAAAATGCAGCTATACGAAAGAGCAGCGCTTGAGAAGGGAATTATATGCATTGATAACCTGGAGCCTGCCACTATGGTATATGCTGACCCATATATGGTTGAGTTGGTGGTTCGTAACCTGATAAGCAATGCCATTAAATTTTGCAACGCAGGCGACACCATCACCACTTCTTCAAAGGAAGCAAATGGCTTTGTAGAAGTAACAGTCGAGGATACGGGGCAGGGCATACCGCCTGAATACATGGAGCGCATCTTTAACGACATTCAGTTCACAACACTCGGCACCAAAAACGAGAAAGGAGTTGGCCTTGGACTGATGATGTCCAAGCATTTTGTGGAGGTGATTGGTGGCAGGATTTGGGTGGAAAGCATTTTCAAAAAAGGAAGCAGCTTCCATTTTACAATTCCCGTTTCTTGAAATCATGGCTTCCTGGAGGAAAGTCAAAACGATAAAATTCCAGCATTGAGTTAGGCTAAATCACCAGATCAGCCCTGGAGGCGTTGAAGGGGACGTTATGTGCCATCTACCGGCTGTGCTATTTTTTTTGCAGGTTCAAAGCATATTGTCTCACCACTTTAAAAGCATTTTCCAATTCTATTCCTTAATTTTGCACCCTCTTTTGAATTAGTAATTGCGCTTTTTCAAAATTATTATCGCAAGACAACACTTAAAGACAGAATAAAAAATGGGAAGCACGCTGTTTGATAAAATTTGGGATGCCCATGTAGTAAAGGAGATCAAGGACGGCCCGAGCGTTTTGTATATTGACAAACACCTCATTCACGAGGTTACGAGTCCTCAGGCCTTTGGAGGCATCGAAAAGAGGGGCGTGCCAGTGTTTAGGCCGGAAAGAACAGTGGCTACGCCAGATCACAATATCCCAACCATCGATCAGCACCTGACCATCAAAGACCAGTTGTCAAAGTTTCAGGTAGACAAGCTGACTGAGAACTGCGAAAGGCACGGCATTACGCTGTATGGCATCAACCACCCTTTTCAAGGGATTGTGCACGTGGTGGGGCCTCAAATGGGCATCACACAGCCTGGCATGACCATTGTTTGTGGCGATAGTCACACCTCAACGCATGGTGCATTTGGCAGCATTGCTTTTGGTATAGGCACCAGCGAAGTCGAAATGGTGCTGGCCACGCAGTGCATCATGCAGCCCAAGCCAAAGAAAATGAGAATCACAGTCAATGGCGACCTGCACAAGTCGGTAACTGCCAAAGACCTTATTCTTTATATAATTTCCAAGATTTCTGCATCAGGCGGAACGGGCTACTTTGTCGAGTATGCAGGTTCAGCCTTCACCAGCCTTTCTATGGAAGGCCGGATGACTGTCTGCAACATGAGCATCGAAATGGGTGCCCGTGGTGGTTTGATCGCCCCAGATGAAAAAACATTTGAGTACATCAAAGGCAGAGAGTTTGCGCCAAAAGGTGCTGACTGGGACAAAGCTGTGGCCAAATGGAAGCAGCTTTACTCTGATGCCGACGCCAAATTCGACAAGGAACTAACTTACGATGCTTCTGATATCGAGCCAATGATTACCTACGGCACCAACCCTGGCATGGGTGCTAAAATCAAATCGCATATTCCGAAGCTCGACGAGATGCCGGCCAGCGAGCGGTTGTCGTTCGAGAAGTCGATGAAGTACATGGGATTCAATGCCGGCGATGAGCTGCAGGGCAAGCCTATCGACTACGTGTTTGTAGGCAGCTGTACCAACGGCCGCATCGAAGACCTTAGGGCTGTTGCAGAATTTGTGAAAGGCAAAAAGAAGGCAGATAACATCACTGCCTGGATTGTGCCGGGCTCAAAAATGGTAGAGAAAATGGCCATTGAGGAAGGCATAGTGGCAACACTGGAGGCTGCAGGCTTCAAAATGCGTCAACCTGGCTGTTCGGCATGTTTGGCAATGAATGATG contains:
- a CDS encoding ATP-binding protein, encoding MEKLVWSVIFIFCVLFSFKTEAQIASIDSLEVELKLAKEDTARLRIYVDLIELYDKLSPSEKAMQRVLEGLDLAKRTGNEFAQAKLMQFRGQIYNELYRSDYDGALSFLAQSIQLHRKLSKANPGNFAQQREIVSVLNSTGYIYWQWGKLVTSLFYYDSTIRLGNKLRLIDSTDFRTNRLLGIALNSKGAVLWGLGNYSEAIESYIEASAYFEQLGMTKFLSLAMSNIGLIYESWGQKEDALFYFKRAVSLAREAEDQSATGYALNNMGSFMRSAAQYDSALYYFQLSLEEYAEDNIGGIWLNLNGFGKTYAKMKAYDKSLDYFFKALLLAEETNSDYRRALAKESISATMADKGDYKNALQYANESNAIAEKYGYKEIIKDNYLNISRMYSLQNNYQKAYETYQRYSEVKDSLFSDEKFRQITFMKEQFEAEKKESENELLRRDSLLRDQDLQRARLEQYGLIILLIAMLTFGGYFVVTNRKIKGINKVLTGKNLEITRQKEELALQAEALRKSNEIKNLMFSIVSHDLRGPIVNLGGLVGLISNESISKEEFQKLLPTVLTNIGSLTALTDNLLYWARSQMEGIKAVPQKFDIKEHLGPKMQLYERAALEKGIICIDNLEPATMVYADPYMVELVVRNLISNAIKFCNAGDTITTSSKEANGFVEVTVEDTGQGIPPEYMERIFNDIQFTTLGTKNEKGVGLGLMMSKHFVEVIGGRIWVESIFKKGSSFHFTIPVS
- the leuC gene encoding 3-isopropylmalate dehydratase large subunit, whose protein sequence is MGSTLFDKIWDAHVVKEIKDGPSVLYIDKHLIHEVTSPQAFGGIEKRGVPVFRPERTVATPDHNIPTIDQHLTIKDQLSKFQVDKLTENCERHGITLYGINHPFQGIVHVVGPQMGITQPGMTIVCGDSHTSTHGAFGSIAFGIGTSEVEMVLATQCIMQPKPKKMRITVNGDLHKSVTAKDLILYIISKISASGGTGYFVEYAGSAFTSLSMEGRMTVCNMSIEMGARGGLIAPDEKTFEYIKGREFAPKGADWDKAVAKWKQLYSDADAKFDKELTYDASDIEPMITYGTNPGMGAKIKSHIPKLDEMPASERLSFEKSMKYMGFNAGDELQGKPIDYVFVGSCTNGRIEDLRAVAEFVKGKKKADNITAWIVPGSKMVEKMAIEEGIVATLEAAGFKMRQPGCSACLAMNDDKIPSGKYAVSTSNRNFEGRQGPGSRTLLASPLTAAAVAVTGHLVDPREVM